In a genomic window of Bombina bombina isolate aBomBom1 chromosome 10, aBomBom1.pri, whole genome shotgun sequence:
- the LOC128641130 gene encoding regulator of G-protein signaling 16-like, with amino-acid sequence MCKGLAEKPCSCLEWVKEMRSSIGTLLHKVEIGQHAVTTGYFSWYIKNKSNSRNAMKEYMSWKDSFNKLLRSKEGISAFRAFLQTEFSEENLEFWVACEDYRRTRSTAKLQDKAERIFQEFLQSGAPREVNVDHQTREVTRKQITVACRSCFDEAQEQTRILMEKDSYPRFLKSPYYRELLSQSSLRTITLSSS; translated from the exons ATGTGCAAAGGACTAGCAGAGAAGCCTTGCTCTTGCTTGGAATG GGTTAAAGAGATGCGATCTTCTATAGGAACGCTACTGCATAAGGTAGAAATTGGACAACATGCTGTGACTACTGGCTACTTCAGCTGGTAtatcaaaaataaatcaaattcaag AAACGCAATGAAGGAATACATGAGCTGGAAAGATTCCTTCAACAAGCTTCTCAGAAGTAAAG AAGGTATCAGCGCATTTCGCGCCTTCTTGCAAACAGAGTTCAGTGAAGAAAACCTTGAGTTCTGGGTCGCCTGTGAAGATTACAGGAGAACCAGGTCAACTGCCAAACTTCAAGACAAAGCTGAAAGAATATTTCAAGAGTTTTTACAGAGCGGGGCACCTCGAGAG GTCAATGTTGACCATCAGACAAGAGAGGTCACTCGTAAACAAATAACGGTTGCTTGCCGAAGTTGCTTTGATGAAGCGCAAGAACAGACTCGTATTCTCATGGAGAAAGACTCTTATCCTCGGTTTCTTAAGTCCCCTTACTACAGAGAACTATTATCACAGTCCTCTCTAAGGACAATTACGCTGTCATCCAGCTGA